From one Luteolibacter sp. SL250 genomic stretch:
- a CDS encoding cation:proton antiporter — MHDVALISNFISSSGFLGAAIHNIDLILTITGGLGAALLLGYLSHRIGLSPIVGYLLAGIVVSPHTPGFVANEGMAKQLAEIGVILLMFGVGLHFHFKELLAVKRIAIPGAVVQSAAATLLSMFIMHAWGMTWTQGAVFGMAIAVASTVVLTRILVDNNHLHTPIGHVAIGWLVVEDIFTVFVLVLIPAIFGGGADAELNGGAVAVALLWTTVKIVALVAVVFFVGGWAVPRILTLIARTRSRELFTLGVLVLALGIAVGSAKLFGVSMELGAFLAGMVVGRSDFSNRAATDALPMKDAFAVLFFVSVGMLFDYHILVQSPWMVLATVAIVMVGKPLAAIIITVVLRYPSRTALAVGAVLSQIGEFSFIVGTMAMQYELIDGRAFNVLVATAIISITLAPLLYRAVDPIEAALAKRPRLWAMLNRNPAVGKKPKFDPQHDSLRKAIVVGYGPVGQTVVRLLTDNGFSPVVVEMNVDTVQRLRAEGIAAVYGDAGHAETLKTAGADEAQILILSASSVQAAKELIREARRLNPNVRVIARTSYLREAETLAAVGADSVFTGEGEVALSMTENILESFGATPEQIDRERERIRREFSRDELADAGPMPTH; from the coding sequence CACAACATCGACCTGATCCTGACGATCACGGGAGGTCTGGGTGCCGCGCTGCTTCTGGGCTATCTTTCCCACCGCATCGGACTTTCCCCCATCGTGGGCTATCTGTTGGCGGGCATCGTTGTGAGTCCGCACACACCTGGCTTCGTCGCGAACGAAGGGATGGCGAAGCAGTTGGCCGAGATCGGGGTGATCCTGCTGATGTTCGGCGTGGGCCTGCACTTCCATTTCAAGGAGCTGCTGGCGGTAAAGCGGATCGCCATCCCCGGGGCTGTCGTGCAGAGCGCTGCGGCGACCCTCCTGAGCATGTTCATCATGCACGCGTGGGGCATGACCTGGACGCAGGGCGCGGTGTTCGGTATGGCCATCGCGGTGGCCAGTACCGTGGTCCTCACCCGCATCCTGGTGGACAACAACCACCTGCACACCCCCATCGGCCACGTGGCGATCGGCTGGCTGGTGGTGGAGGACATTTTCACGGTCTTCGTACTGGTGCTCATCCCCGCCATCTTCGGCGGCGGGGCGGATGCGGAGCTGAACGGCGGCGCCGTGGCCGTGGCGCTGCTCTGGACGACGGTGAAGATCGTCGCATTGGTCGCCGTCGTGTTCTTCGTCGGTGGCTGGGCGGTTCCCAGGATCCTCACACTCATCGCCCGCACGCGCTCCCGGGAGCTTTTCACCCTGGGTGTGCTGGTGCTGGCGCTGGGCATCGCCGTGGGTTCCGCGAAGCTGTTCGGTGTCTCGATGGAGCTGGGCGCCTTCCTCGCCGGGATGGTGGTGGGACGCTCCGATTTCAGCAACCGGGCCGCCACCGACGCGCTGCCGATGAAGGATGCCTTCGCGGTCCTGTTCTTCGTTTCCGTCGGCATGCTGTTCGACTATCATATCCTCGTCCAGAGCCCGTGGATGGTGCTGGCCACCGTGGCCATCGTCATGGTTGGCAAGCCGCTGGCCGCCATCATCATCACCGTGGTGTTGCGCTATCCCTCCCGCACTGCGCTGGCCGTGGGTGCCGTGCTCTCCCAGATCGGCGAGTTCTCGTTCATCGTCGGCACCATGGCCATGCAGTATGAGCTGATCGATGGCCGCGCGTTCAACGTGCTGGTCGCCACCGCCATCATCTCCATCACACTGGCCCCCCTCCTCTACCGTGCGGTGGATCCCATCGAGGCCGCGCTGGCAAAGCGTCCGAGACTCTGGGCCATGTTGAACCGGAACCCTGCGGTGGGCAAGAAACCGAAGTTCGATCCCCAGCATGATTCCCTCCGCAAGGCGATCGTCGTCGGATACGGCCCGGTCGGCCAGACCGTGGTGCGCCTGCTGACCGACAACGGCTTCTCCCCGGTCGTGGTGGAAATGAATGTGGACACGGTGCAACGCCTCAGGGCGGAGGGCATCGCCGCGGTCTACGGAGATGCCGGCCATGCCGAAACGCTCAAGACCGCAGGTGCGGACGAAGCACAGATCCTGATCCTGAGCGCCTCCAGCGTGCAGGCTGCCAAAGAGCTGATCCGGGAGGCACGTCGCCTCAATCCCAACGTCCGCGTGATCGCCCGCACCTCCTACCTACGTGAAGCGGAGACCCTGGCCGCAGTTGGTGCGGACAGCGTCTTCACTGGCGAAGGGGAGGTCGCCCTTTCCATGACCGAGAACATTCTCGAGAGTTTCGGCGCAACACCAGAGCAGATCGACCGGGAACGCGAACGTATCCGCCGCGAGTTCTCCCGCGACGAGCTGGCGGATGCCGGACCCATGCCAACACATTAA
- a CDS encoding IS630 family transposase encodes MQGGFEPSRLVFLDESAAKTNMTRLRGRSPRGKRLHASAPCGRWRTTTMIGSIRQDGSTACMTVEGALNAEVFRTYVREILLPTLAPGDILVMDNLSAHKDREALNLLEEAGVKVRFLPAYSPDLNPIELMWSKVKALLRKAEARTNEALLLAIGDALSRVTQKDAAHWFAHCGYGFI; translated from the coding sequence ATCCAAGGAGGATTTGAACCTTCCCGCCTCGTCTTCCTCGACGAATCGGCGGCGAAAACGAATATGACCCGTTTGCGCGGCCGCTCTCCGCGCGGAAAACGCCTTCATGCCAGCGCCCCGTGCGGCCGTTGGAGGACCACGACGATGATCGGTTCGATCCGGCAGGACGGCAGCACCGCCTGTATGACGGTTGAAGGAGCCCTCAACGCGGAGGTGTTCCGGACTTACGTCCGCGAGATCCTGCTGCCCACGCTCGCACCGGGGGATATCCTCGTAATGGACAATCTCAGCGCCCATAAGGATCGTGAGGCCCTCAACCTGCTGGAGGAAGCAGGCGTGAAGGTGAGATTCCTTCCGGCTTATTCTCCGGATCTCAATCCGATCGAACTGATGTGGAGCAAAGTCAAAGCACTCCTCCGCAAAGCCGAAGCGCGCACCAATGAAGCGCTTCTCCTGGCAATCGGCGACGCGTTGTCCCGCGTCACCCAAAAGGACGCCGCCCATTGGTTCGCCCACTGCGGCTACGGATTTATTTAA